GGTCTCGTCACGAGCGCTCCGCCCCAGGTCGCCACGGCAAGAGCCACGAGTCCAACGGCCCCAATGGTAATGAAACGCATCCTTTTCACAAATTCGCAGGTGGCCGGCGAGGCGATACCTTCAGTTGTCACATTAGTTAAGTAGCTTAACCAACACCACATAAAAAATTATTCCTTGGTCAGGCGCTCGTCCATGATGCTCCCAATAGCTTCCAACAGCACCGATAGAGTCGCGATTTGCTGAAGCGAGAATACGCTCAAGCGGTTCGTTATATAAGTCATGTCCGCGCCGTGAAAATGCTCATGGGCATCAAAGGCCCGCCACCCTAACTGCGTGAGGGAAAGCTCCAACTCCTTATTGCTGTGCGGAGCCTGCCTCTTCTGCAGGAAGCCCTTTCCCGCAAGCTTCGTCGCTAGTTGAGAAGCCGCGCTCTTCGTGACGCCAAAGTGAATCGCCACGTCAGTGACACTCATTTTCTTGTGCTCGCCAACGGCCTGGATCATATGGGCTTCCTGGGTGGTGATTTCTACACCTTCCTCAACGCGGATCGGCAGCTTCTCGATACGCGCGTATTTTTTCGCGACCCGCAAAAGCTCTCGTATCGCTGCCTTGATAAGGTCATCTTTGGTTTCCATACCGAAATGGTACAGGCCATTAACCATTAAGTCAAGGGGAAAATTATCTGTCAAAAGCTCAGTCCGATTCAAATCCTCCCAGCCCCCTTTACGAAAGGGGGTAAGAGGCAACATCTTAATTCCCTCCTAATTTAAAAGAGGCAGGGGGATTTTTCGACCAAACATCTGAACCAAGTTTCGGTCGTTTATCTTAGCAATGACTATGGATGGCTCGTTTTCAGATAGAGATGTGAATGAAGCATTTTCCTCTTATCAACAATATCAATGAGATAAGATTTGTACGATTCAGCGGATTGTGTGGCGATCGGAGGACTCTTTCGAGGAGGTCTCTATGGGTGGCAAAGATGATGCTCTTGAGATGTCGTTGCTTTTGCCCAAGAGCCGATATAAGAAGGATGTAGGCTTTTCTTGAAACAAGACGCATGTCGGAGTAGGCTATATGATCCCAATTGTATCCATTGTCGGCAAATCGGATTCCGGAAAGACTACACTGCTGGAGAAAGTTGTCAGGGAACTGCGATCTCGGGGTTATCGCATCGCGACCATAAAGCATGACGCGCACAGCTTTGAAATCGATCACGAGGGCAAAGATTCATGGAGGCACAAGCAAGCCGGCGCGAATCTGACAATCATATCATCTCCCACGAAAATGGCTCTTGTAGCGGATACCGATCACGATCATTCTCTCTCTGAATTGCGGGAAAAACTTATAAAGGATATGGACCTGATCATCAGCGAAGGATACAAACGAGAAGTCCATCCAAAGATCGAAGTATTCAGGAGTGAAATGAAACGCGACCTGCTTTGCGAGAAAGATGACAATCTCGTGGCAATCGCAGGGGATCCGTCCAATCCTCCGGAAGGAATCCCTGTGTTCGATCTGAACGATCCCGGACCTCTGTGTGATTTTATTGTGAAACGGTTTATCCGAACCTGAACTTGATTATTGCGGTTCCGAATGATTGCTGATCACTTTCGAGAGCGTTTCGCCTGTCAAACGGCTAAGTCGTTCGGCTCGTGCGATACTTTCGCTACTCAATTCAGTATCCAGACTGACGATCCAGAATCCGGCAACCATTCTCCTCCTGGCCTTTTTGCCGTAAAAAATCGGAACAGCCACTGCCCAAACATTGGGAAGATACTCTTCCACATCGTGAGCTATTCCGTTCGATCTCACTTTTTCAAGTTCGGCAAGGTACACGTCAGGCTCGACTATCGAATGTTTCGTAAATCGAGGCAACGGCCTGGAACGTACAATTCTGCTCACCTCGTCAACATCGTGATGTGCCAGGAAGACCTTACCTGCTGCTCCGGCAAACATGGATATCCTCGTTCCCGGTCGCGCTCTTATCTTCAACTCTTTTGAAGACTCGATCTGATCCAGGATAAGCAATTGCTGCCCCGCCCAGATGCCGAGAAAAATATCTTCATCCAACTCCTGTCCCAGCTTTTCGAGGTGCGGCCGTGCAAGCTCCACGAGAGGCATTCTCACGACGGCATTCGATGCCAGATCTTTTACCGCGTGTCCGCAGGTATACTTTCTTGAAATGGGATCCCGTAGCACCCACCCGGACTCTTCCAGCGCAGCCAGAATACCGTGAGTCGTGGATTTCGCGAGAGAGAGCTTGGATGCTATTTCGCTGATTCCGGGATTTGCGGAAGCGCTTATGATCATTTTGAGCACCCGCATTGCCTTGGAAACGATGGGAGCCGAATACACTATATGTGACGAATCCTGTTTTGCAGCCATGAAGTCACCCGATCTTTATCGATTCTTTATCGTTCTTTATCCGAGAACATCATTTCGATCAATTGACAACGACCCGGAAGAGACCCGAATCGATGGTGTGTGAATTTGCAGCAATCAAAGTGCCGTAGAAAATCTTTGCTCGACTGTCGCTTACCGAATCCGGGGACGACAATGTTCCCTCTGGTTCATGGTAGTGAACGAGAGTATTTGTAACTTGTCCTCGCGCAGTTGTCAAATGTTTTCATCAGCTCTCTTCTTTATCACTTGACAAGATGGCTGCTCGAAAGCTATGCTAAAAATGAAAGTTCCTGATACAGAAATTTTATCCGGGCTGCACATGCTCCAGATCAAACTCACTGATATTCATCGGGCCACTCTTCCCGTCAGATGCGGGAATGAAGGTTGGATTGGAATTTCCCCAGCCGGAGATCGATATCACGTCGTTGTTCCTGTTGACGTACAAATTGCCCGAGGAGTATTAGCCTGCAATCTTCCTACAGACGGAACGCCCTTCGGAGGTTATTCCGGCTGGCTTTATTTCAGATGCCCGCCATTTGAGAGTGAATCCGAGAATGAGGACGTCGAACGTCAAGAATGTGTTGCAAGGACGGCCGAAGAACTCATCTGTTTTCTCGAATCGTATGATATTCACGCCGCCTTGATTCCCCATACTGATCCAAATTCCCCTGCGAAACCGAATACCGACACTGAGGCTTGTTCCCACAGTTCGGATGAAGCAGATTCCCCGGCTATCTGCTGTGACGGTTGCGGCAAAGAATGGAATCGGCTTGCACCTTTCTTGAGAGATCCGGATTTGACGTTGATTCGGTACAAGGCATTTTGTGAAGACTTTCAAAAAGGGACCTACGTCTTCTCCCATTCGTGCGGCTCGAACCTCCATGTTCCGGTTTCACGCTTCA
The sequence above is a segment of the Desulfomonile tiedjei DSM 6799 genome. Coding sequences within it:
- a CDS encoding MarR family winged helix-turn-helix transcriptional regulator, with product MLPLTPFRKGGWEDLNRTELLTDNFPLDLMVNGLYHFGMETKDDLIKAAIRELLRVAKKYARIEKLPIRVEEGVEITTQEAHMIQAVGEHKKMSVTDVAIHFGVTKSAASQLATKLAGKGFLQKRQAPHSNKELELSLTQLGWRAFDAHEHFHGADMTYITNRLSVFSLQQIATLSVLLEAIGSIMDERLTKE
- the mobB gene encoding molybdopterin-guanine dinucleotide biosynthesis protein B is translated as MIPIVSIVGKSDSGKTTLLEKVVRELRSRGYRIATIKHDAHSFEIDHEGKDSWRHKQAGANLTIISSPTKMALVADTDHDHSLSELREKLIKDMDLIISEGYKREVHPKIEVFRSEMKRDLLCEKDDNLVAIAGDPSNPPEGIPVFDLNDPGPLCDFIVKRFIRT
- a CDS encoding IclR family transcriptional regulator, producing the protein MAAKQDSSHIVYSAPIVSKAMRVLKMIISASANPGISEIASKLSLAKSTTHGILAALEESGWVLRDPISRKYTCGHAVKDLASNAVVRMPLVELARPHLEKLGQELDEDIFLGIWAGQQLLILDQIESSKELKIRARPGTRISMFAGAAGKVFLAHHDVDEVSRIVRSRPLPRFTKHSIVEPDVYLAELEKVRSNGIAHDVEEYLPNVWAVAVPIFYGKKARRRMVAGFWIVSLDTELSSESIARAERLSRLTGETLSKVISNHSEPQ